Below is a genomic region from Micropterus dolomieu isolate WLL.071019.BEF.003 ecotype Adirondacks linkage group LG16, ASM2129224v1, whole genome shotgun sequence.
TACTAATGGTCTCcattagggctggacgatatggccaaaaatgttatcacgataaaaggtttcatatcttttgatatctataattatcacgataagtatcaaatcgctatttctttcgagtttaacgGCTGATTTTTGCCCCTTAGTGAAAGCCGTATGAAACCTGATGGGTAATTggggtttaaacttttctttatggtcaacaaaaacagtgaatcacttcacaaatctgaggtagaacattgaaaacaattatgataaaactttgtcaacaaatatgcacaagtaaaattaagtaaaaaacttttttcagtcctttttcctcaacaaagaaacatcttaattaaaaattaagtccgaatttgtgtgtgatttaggtgaataaaattaaacacttatttaaaatatatatatattatttaaaatatttaaaaaaatacttatttaaatatttagtgaacatttgttattgagaaaaattatcgcgataattattgttttattgtccagccctagtctCCACATACAGTCCAAGAACTACAGCAATAGTACAACTTACCGGCTTTTCCCTATTTTCTATACTTGCACCTCTGTTTGTGGAATAATAAAAAGTTCATACTAGATAGGCCTTCTGCTAAAGCTAAAATCCATCAGACACTCATTGTCTGCTCAGTGGCGGCAACATAAAATGCTCACACACGAACCTGATATACCAACGCTGCCGTGTCACCCCTAACCCTCGCTCTATCTGCGTTCTCATGTCTTCCTATCTGTCTCATATTCTTCACATTTTCAATTATTCATTGAATCAGTCAAACTTATCCTCATTGTTATTTGACTgcacaggaagacagacagataatCAAGAAAGAAACTGAGGAAGAGATTAGATAAACGAGATGAAATGCAGAGATGAAAAAGACTACAGAAAGGGGAGAGAAGATTAAAAGATAAACCCCTGCTCTAATATGACTTCAGGATGTATTAAGTGATGAGTCATTTGATTTAAGAAGTTCGCCTCATTAAACTAAGTGTGTATTTCCTCCGCAGGTTCGGCGTTTGCCAAGGCCAAACCAGAGAGTCCGTGGACGTCACTGACCAGGAAAGGCATCGTCAGAGTCGTCTTCTTCCCATTCTTTTATCGATGGTGGATCCAGGTCACCTCCAGAGCCATTTTCCTCTTACTGCTGGCTCTCTATCTGCTGCAAGGTAAGGTTCATTCATCATGTTCATTAAATATTAGAAATGGGTCATACAGTTGCAAAGTCATGCTTAATTGCATTTAATATCTACAATTCCTAGTTTTAATAGAGTTGCCGCGGTCGGCCAGCATGcaaagcacaggaagaaaaaaatacagctgaatgaacactgttcaagtgaaaatttagagggagaaaatatggcctgtaatattttgtcgTCTCATTTAACTGACAagagattttattgtttttattttatgaataacATTTTAGTGTTGCATACATATGCAACATATTGCATGTTAATATAGTCACAGGTAGCGTACATTGTCGCCATCTCGTTTTAGTCAGGGGGAAAAGGTCGTTGACAAACATTTCGTTTTTGTTTCGTCTCACGAAGGAAACACTAATCTGGTATCTTGGCTGAACTGATCCTCTGGATGTTTAAATCTTCTACTGCCAAGAGTTCACAAGATATTCAACAGtctgttctgctgtttttcttAAAATACACATGCGGTCCACAGTATCTTGTGAGAATAGAGAGCTCCCGTGTTACGCCCACAGAGCTGCACAAACAATTTCAAGACCACTGAACAGCGTTGTCCTCCACCTACATCATGATGTCCTTTTCAACTCTGATGAAAAACAGatggttattttttttatctctctctctctctcaaacccTCCGCCCTTCCTGCTCACTTCCCTAACGTActgcataaaaacaaacacaccttcCCTTTGATTTAACACTAAAGTAAAGGCAACTAAAGCATAACATTTATatgtagaaaaatattttgatttctAGTGGGttattatttcaccattttatttaaaattcttttcactccaccttattttagtttgtgtttactcactacttgAATGCTTTACCTGGTTCGTGCTTGTAAAATCGTGTCCGCTCCTTCTAATATAATACAAATAACACACAATTCTTTGTCATTCTCTGCAAAGTGCTAAAATGGGTCACCAAATATACTTAGGTGGTCGTTCTAATATTTTAATGAATACTTAATTCTTTCCCTcctgcagtggcagcagcagttCTGTATGTCATCATCCCTCAGCCTCATGGGATACCGACCACCGAGGTGTTCGGAGCCATCTGGCTCATGTTGCTGCTGGGCACCGTCCACTGTCAGATCGTCTCCACCAGGACCCCGAAACCTGCCTCCAGCAGTGGGGGGAAGAGACGCAGGTAAGGAcgggaaaagaaagaaactgtcAAACCGGCCCGGGGAAAAACGGCGCAGAAAATAATGAGGGGAGAGATCAGGCAAAGGAAAGAAGAAGGAAAGCAGGAAGGAAGGGAAGATGTTGGACATGAGGACATTATGGAAGAaggaaagtaaaataaaagatgAGGTGATGGTTAGGGAAGTGAGGAAAAGGAGGACAACATGGATGCAGGAGGGAGTGAGGAATAGATTAATCAAAACAAAGTATCAGCGGACACTGCACTCAGAAAGTCCctctgtttaataaaaaaaaaaaaggaggcaCTGGAAGCACAAGACAGAACGAGTGGAGGAAGACAGTTGTGGAAAGAAGTTTATGAATACATCTTTTGTTGCTGAATTGCATTTGCCCTTGTTGTTTGCTTTCTGCCACTTCTTTCACTAAAAATCTAACTGAACAGCAGCATGTTTATCATGGAGATGTTTTCAACAAGTTTCTATCAACGCCTCAGCTTTGTGACTTAATTTAGTATCATCTTTCTAAACGCCGGTAATTTGGTTCCTTGTTATTCAAAGGATCTTTTATGGGCAAGAGTTTCAACTGACACTTGAAAAAAAGCCTTTGTATTGTATCTAGATTACATGCCTGGCAGAAAATCAGGCGTTTTCATCCCAAAGTGACAAGTCATTTGATTGATAATGAGTTCTCTGAATTGGCACGTTTATCTTTAATGAAATCTCTCCATGATAAATCTTATGTCACTGGATAAAGACAAGCGGGATTTATTGTGTGTGAAAGCAGAAAGTAGCTTGCTTTACTTGgtgtgttttgtagtttttagaCTTGCAGTTTGTGATTTTCTCTTTGTTGGTTTAACGCTCGTCAGTGTGCGGCTGCTGTTTTCTTgttcaaaatgctgtaaagacAATTTTCAGACTCTCGGGAGGAAAATTGATCCATGCCACGGTTTTGGAAAGGGGTTTTTGGGAGGTTTGAGTGTGAGGGAGCGGTAATGGTGACCTTCATTGCATCACCCTTGGTTCTGTTTTACTTGGAAAAATCAGGAAACCGGTACAATTATTTTTACACAATGCAGATAGTGTTCCTCTATACATTTCTGTCTCTCGTCTCCTCATCCAAGTCTTATAGATGTTTCATCTCAAAGACAGAGAATTCAGTCTCATTTATAATCTGCGGTCCACATTAAACAGCAGTTGCCAAATTTTACAGGACACTTCACGTGTCATTAGcccatttacatttttgaaagaaaaatgttggTGATATTTGgattagggttgggccgatagacgatgcaaTCTTCCATTGGCGaaggctgacagacatcacgatgttgagccggtgttctgacgatataTGCTGCCTTGACTTAACCGTAGCGCAAATAGAGTCGCTctgccctatcgaaaaatgCGGAACTTATGTGTTtccttttccaatcccataaagttgTAACTCTCTCAttattatgacatcttctgttttttgattatattatatatacacatcatttcaggggtagcgtattctgatactaatatcccctatcaaataatgctcccactacagaatcatttCATATtacaccactactcactccaactgtactgtaaggagatggggagcatgttgaaatactatattatgccatgtttatttaagatatcaggggtagcgtattctgatagactaataatgatttttaatattGCTGACAATCAGCCACTGTcttgaccatagactgtatactACTGGACaaagccaccccgctgattagaatggagagcagtgaagccagttttggaccaataaaatactactaccgggctacttcctgttggcaccagtgtctactgcgcatgataaCGCAGCATAactgtggtttaatgacgtagaacaacggcagaaacgccgtaattctggtagctgcatagctgcgccaacaaagtctcatggctcagtgtgtttgtccgactcggatcgtcactgaTGAATCAGCCCACCTATGAGGCTTACCTGTCAAACACCAATGCAGCGTTActgaagttgaacttccaaatatgggTTAAAACAAGATTGCATCTTAACTGAATGACTAAGTTGAGGAGAACTTGAATAAGAACTCATTTCTTTAACCCAGAGGGGACCAGCTAGGTAAACTTACCTGCCAAACATAACTGTTTTCACTTGATTTGAGAGTTACATTAAACATATATTACCTTAGCTAGCTCCCCAAGaacattaatatataattatagtaaatattaacacataacgTACTATGTTGACACTTGACACctcttttttaactttatttaacagCTATGCGTGGGCCGAGCGGTCGAgataaacgtcatcacgttttgtgcgcggtggcttctgggacaaaccatatatggaagttcaatTTCCGTCACGTTtttctgcaggctgcagctggaccctcctccatttttaaaacaactaaaaccaacatctgcaccctgtgtgttcactgttgctttacctggtacatacaccccccccccccccccccccccccccctcgcaCGATGACATTGTCCATCCcagtgtttcattgtagacatcgttCAATTGAAATTTGGATAGGTTTTggattatattttaattattaatttattcatttttgttaCATCAGCAATTTCAATCTCATGATTCACAATCAGCAGTTATTTTACCAGTAATAGGTGAAAGTCTTTATGAACATCCTGTTTATCCTGCATTGTAatttgaaaaccaaaaaagtGCTGTCCTTCACCTCTGTCCTGTATTAAGTCTTTAAAGAGCATTTCTGCCAAATCTAACTTTTATATTAATATCCTGCAAAAGTCAATCCTTACTGTTGCTATTCAACaaacaatatattaaaaatataaatcagtTCTAAACCTGTTCTGAATTCATTCTTTTTAACCTAATTCTTTAGTAATGGAAAAAGAACTGGGTGATAAGAGGATGGATAAGATAAAGATCCTAACAATACCCACACCTACAGCTGGTTAGTGGCTTCACCCTGACTTTGGGGGGATGAGCAAATTGCAGTTCAAATCCCTTCACTATAAGCCTTGTTTAACCAATGTTATCTTgtgattaatatttttaatggcACACAGTGCGATCACTTACATATTACTATCAGTGAGAATTGTTTCAGCTTTTTTCTTGCTAATGTCTAAGTgtaatgtgaaaaagtttgtgtgtgtttttaataaatattgtaataGGTGTAAaattatgtgaaaatgtgtagttttaGTCAAATTGTCCCCCAAACCCCACAACTCCTGTCCTTGATAGGAATACAGGACAATATCCATCCATGAAAAACTCTTTGACACCCCTGATCATGTCTTCAGATTTCATTTCCTCTTAATATTGGAAAATTTATCGCATTTAACACCGACATTTTTactacttttttacttttgcagAATAGCAACCTAAAAGAGGATTTTGGTAGAATTTGCCTCTTAACTGTATCAGCCTGTGTGTCCAGCAGGTGCCTTTTTGTACCAGTGCTGCATCAGTGCTTTGCTCTTTGAAACTTCAGTTTCTGTTAAAGttcatatatttttgttttactggtAGCACCAGGTTAAAAATTTACTATTACAGTGAGAAAAAGCAGCCAGGTTCCTGGTGGACACACTGCTGTAGTTTCAAGTATTCTTAGTCTCCAGGTCCGCTCTAAGTCTCTCTCCACCCCTCTATTCTTTCCAAACTGAAGGAAGTTGAGGAAGGCATCTCAGATGGAGGTGCATAGGGAAGGCGACGGGTCTAGCACTACcgataacacacaggagggggCGCCACACTCCCACTCAGCCAGCACCACATACAGCCTGGGCGCTCTCTTCCAAGATTTCTGGCATGATATCTGTAAAGCTGGGTGTGTATTTTCGTTTCCCATCTTCCTAAAGAGAGATGATGTACAAAGATAGCGGCTGGGGTTCAGTTCATAAATGATCCCATTggaataaattgtttttatggTAAAACCAGTGAATTCCTCATCTGGAATTTTGTGAAATTATGAAATGTTACACAAATTTGTGTCCAACCGCTAAATAAACATACATCAAAAACTGAATCCCAGCCTCGACTCAGACCTAAAAAGGCTTCTTCAGCTGCAACATCACTTCATCTGCTATCATGTTAAGTTTTATCTTCCCCAGAAATGGAGAAACCAATTTCTCAAatgaactgaataaaaaaagacatctgTGACTGGAAAACCATTCTTCTGACCTGCTAGTTAATTTATTAACCTCTGATGTCAACATTTAGATCAGTTGGTTCCCGAGCTACCGAAATGTACCAATGTAATCTTTGGTGCCACACTTTTCAGTGAGGCAAGGAAGGATTTTGCAGCTGATATGGCTTGCTGCCCAAGCTGTGTTCAAAAGAAGCATGGGGTGTGGTTCTTGGCTagggaaaaaaatacaagtaAATTAATTATCCTAAAGATTCTCAGGCTAAACTTTAACCCAATTAAATGCCTATGAATTGAATTTCGACGGTCACAGGCCACTGTTTCTCCCCAAGCCTCTACTTTGACCAGCTTTCAGCAGACAGCAACAGTGTGGAACGTTTCTGAGCACTGAAGAACTCCTGATTTGTTTACTTCGTCTAGTGCCACACTCTTCAGcactcagtgcaagacacatccATCTCTGTCAGGTCACTTCTCTCAATGGTCCATTCATTAATCCTCTGATTTACTCACATGTTTACCGTTTTAACTTTAACTTATTTAATTCCCATCTGAGGAAGAAATTACATTTCGTGAGAAAATCAGACCAACTTAAATTTCCAAACACGCTAGGTTTAGGATAATATAGTTAGCATACTTGATGCTCAGTGACTTTAGCCCTAATGCATTAATTTAGTAACTTTGTTAGTACAGCAGCAGCTCACATTTTATGCAACACTTTCTCTCCAGTATTGGCATTCATTTAGTCTGAACGTTCCCCAGTGTTGTATTGAATGCAACCTGTCTTATCTTACTGCATGTCTGCTTCTGAGACTGAACTTCATTACTGGTAAATTCACTGCcttgctgtgtttttatctAAATATCTCttgtctctatctgtctgtctatacgTGTCCATCTTTATCGATCTCTCCTGCTCTACCCTACTCGCCTTTTCTTCTACCCATCTTCCTTCCTTTGCGTCCTGCTTCAGATCTAAGAAGTCCAAGCTGTCCATCGACAAGTCGACAGAGACAGACAACGGCTACGTGTCGCTGGATGGCCGCGTGACCAATCGCAGCAGCGAGGAGGGCCTTCAGCTCCACGAGCAGCGATGTAATTCACTAAACAGGGCCGACGAGGTGTGCTGGAACCCTCTCGTCCAGCCCACGCACACTCAGGCACCCCGCAGCACGGGACTGATACTGGCAAGCGGCAATAAGGTGATCCATCAAATCACAAACAGAAGTCCTGTTTGAGTATTAACTGATGTTTCAAAATAGTTGATAGATGTTTTCTATGTTTTAGGAGCCAGCATCAGATGAGGCGTCCAGTGAGGAGGACCCTGAAGCATCTTACAGCACCCTGCGCAGGGGAGTTGAAAGGATTAACAGTGACTGTGCGCTCCGAAACCGCAAGAATACGCACCACTACAAGAAACACTATGCTGTGGAGGTAAACACACGCTGAAGGCAACATGTTAACCTTTCAAAGCAGTTTTATCCAGTCTGTCAGAGAGAACAGGACGTAGGTGTCATTTCAGACTCTTCACAAAGTAACAAACCTCCCTTCTGCCTGTCAGGACGTCCCCAAGTCCGGCACCAGCTGCAGCTCCCGATGTTCTAGTCTGAGGACTCAGGACTCTGAGAGCACTCGACACGAGTCCGAGACAGAGGACCTGATGTGGGAGGACTTCCTGCACTGTGCCGAGTGCAGATCATCGTGCACCTCAGAGACGGGTCAGAAGAAGACATTAGCAAAAACGtttacagcaaaaataaaaatgtagtttaTAAAATGCTTTTTGTTGTTCTGATGTACCTGCTAAAGTCATTTTAACCTGCGTCCCCTGTTCAGTGATAAACTTAAATTTTGTATTGAAACTAATACTGTGATGCCTTTTTCTTtacagagggagaaggaggagggacaCCCGTCTGTCCCCCTGCTAAAAAGGAATATAGAGACGACCCTTTCCATCAGGTATGTGAACCCTCCTAGATAAGACATGTCGCTCTCTTGGGTTAAAGTAAAGTTTTGATGATTtgcagttttaaatatttaaaacagaaGAGTTTTTGTCAGACGTCAAGTTACATGTAGCTGTTATTTCAACagcatttaaataattatatttaaacaaatgaCCTGCTTAACACTAAAAGAGTCATTAAATGCTGTGGAAACGACCAGTGTTTTCAACCAGGATGTCTTCTGACCTGCAAACCACAAAAGCATTTCACCCCCCCGTCTCATTTGCATAGTACTACAGGGTAGAGAGGTTGCAGTAAATATGTGGTCAATACTAATGTAGATGTTGTGGTATATAACTTTCTCCGCCCTCAGGGTCACGTTCCCTGGCTGCACAGCTCCAACCCCGGCCTGGAGAGAGTGAGCGCCATAGTGTGGGAGGGAAACGAGTGTAAGAAGGCTGACATGTCTGTCCTGGAGATCAGTGGCATGATCATGAACAAAGTGAGTTTCTACATACATATAACATACCTAGTGTCAGAGGAgggttaaaaaacaaatgtaaccACACTACTTTCTGTTCGTCTGCCTCCCTGCACAGGTGAATCTCTACACTCCTGGTATTGGTTACCAGGTGTTTGGGAACCTGGTTTCAGTGACACTCGGCCTCACACCTTTTGCATACAGGTACTTAACTCCTCTCAAGCTGTACAAgctcagccttctcttcatgcagagcaagggccagagcaagtaggcctaccctactttggtgacatttttattagtgctgggcaacaataaaacatttttatcgcaattaatcacatgatttttTTGCGATTAATCGTTTTGTTACACGCAAAATTGAacaatgaattctaaagtagtgtattgcgcacttgtaatttaaatgtactgctatgtacacaaaagtgcaataacgtgctttttaccagcagtattccctttacacagtagcaataatattacctaaacattaatgtaaatcaaatattaaaccaaagctatttgccactgccagggcattaccttttatatagcttgttaaaacaagttaccagagtccagttttcttatatatttttctgaacaggtattaGCAGGTATCTtaatcagggagcagcagaaatacTATGTTCAGTAGGGTAGGGACAATGTTGTCTACATtcaaacatcgggatggacaaTGTGTAGCGGTCGTCTTATATGTccatgtgttcactcgcacagactttaCTTGCTTAAAAACTTgataacgtgcccagccctaatttttatatttagtaaAACTAAGTagcctacttgcagcacatcacctcCATGGATATtttgtatcatagcaaccaaaacGTCTCATCCGAAAAAACGCTGCgcctccaaaacgcaccctagTACTCCCAGCTAGGCATATTCAACTGgtaaaaaaacgctttggtggacacaacCCCTTACTCTGTATTTTTATGTCAggaatttagtttatttaacatgttccatttgtttccagcGAGATAGTGATCTTGTGTAGTGAcattgctgctgtaaacttaacttttgttgctgctctgaaaacagttataatattaaatttgattactgttctgaatttattttttaaataacatttttaaaaggcaattatttaataatgaaaaaacaataagTTTAGATAAAGAACACAACCaaaaaatagtaataaatgtatcaataaaatcctaacaatataaaatacatacgATATAAATGGCAGAGTTTATAATTTATCACTCATAGTTAACTAGTCTATCTCTGGGATGgatctctaattcatttaatttactaatTATAAAGATTAGTTCAGTTCCACGTATCGGCCATCGGTCTAATTGGTTACTAATAATCGAGATCGGCCCGGGGGGGAAACATATCTGTTGATCCCTACCTTCTTTTAATCGCTAAAAACAACTGGACTGGAAAttggaaaaactgaaaatatttaaagataCTGCAATAACAAacggagttttttttttttctcttaataaGATACTACATATTACAGAGTGTAATGCTCACTAACAGTTTCAGAAGTACAAAAATCTGAACGTTGGCTGTTTGTACTTCCTGCAGACTGGCTCAGTACCGTGACTTGGATCAGCTGACCATGCTCTCAGCCAATGAGCTGCTGTCGGTGGCGCTGGGAGGCGGATCTGGATCAGATGCCTTGGTGATCACCATGGTGACACTCAGCTTCCTGGTCCGCGTTTGCCTTATATggctcttcttcttcctgctcaGCGTAGCAGAGAGGACCTACAAACAGGTAAGACAATGAAATTATTAATGGTGAAGTTGCAGTATTTACCTCATGGGCAGATTTATCTATTAATGGTCTCACGTGTGTATTTCAGAGGCTACTGTTTGCCAAGCTGTTTGGTCACCTGACTTCAGCCCGCAGAGCCAGGAAGTCTGAAGTCCCCCATTTTAGACTGAAGAAAGTTCAGAACATCAAGATGTGGCTGTCGCTACGCTCCTACCTCAAGGTACCTCACTGATGACCCTTTTAGAAATGCACAGTAGCTGTACTTATCAGTGATGGAAGTTTACTTTCTCTATAGACTGTTCATTTTGTGAACAATTGTAAATAACTGGGAAGAATTAGCATCCTTTTACGAATGTATCTGTTCATTTGGGAGTTAGGAACATTCACAGCTGTAATGAACGAAACTCTGTTGCATTTGCAGAGACGGGGTCCTCAGCGTTCAGTGGATGTGATCGTGTCATCTGCCTTTCTGCTCACTCTGTCTGTCGTCTTCATCTGCTGTGCCCAGGTAATGTTGAAATTATCCACATTAAACAGGTTAGCTTACTACCAGGTTAACATAACATTCATGAGCCAAGATCATATCACGGTGCAACAACAAACATGAGAACATGCAAATGAGAGCAACTATATTATGAGTTTAGCtttattaaaaacactgaagGTGGTCAGGGTGGGAGTGGACTGATGCTAGAGACACTATGCAATGCCTGGATTTCCATAATGTGCATGTGAAATACATGGATTTATTCTGCCTCTGGTGGTCAGGAAGAATGAAATAGAACAGAGGTTCTTCTATCTGAGAAACAGAGTAATCACGCTGCATCTGTTAAATCTTCATAAGATGCATGCTGGCCAAAAAAATAAGAGCATTAGTGCGGCTGTACGTTATTTTAACATGTACAATTAGCTGGATTTATAGTTATGTATCGAGTTACAGAGTAGCTGCTTCAGAAATGCTGGTAAAGGTTCAGTTTGACTCCAGTTTGTTTAGTGGGCTCTTCACTATAAAGAATCTCCACTAGCATTGGTAACCTGCAGGCAAAAACTCAAGCTGACCAATCAAAGTTCTTGTGGTCCCTGTGGCATCTCTGTAGCCCTtatgtgtagttacatttttaaggGCTACCTTGACAGCTAAAGTCTAGATTTTTACTTTCCCTCAAAGTTTTGAATGGATTTTTAAATGTAAGCAACCCTGTCATCTTTCTGCAATCTCAGTGAAAACTAGTTGAGTCTGTCGCAGTGTCTTTGTCATCATGGGCGCCAAAGTCAGCGACCTTCAAATTCTACACATAGTGGCTTAATAAAGGAACATACACTAAAGTAAACTATACGTTACGGACTGGGTGCTGAATATTTTAACTGAGACTGAATGACATAATaactttcctctcttcctccagctgctccacGTCCATGAAACGTTCCTGGAGTGTCACTATAACTGGGAGCTGGTGATCTGGTGTTCCAGTCTGTCTCTGTTCCTGCTCAGGTTCGTCACCCTGGGCTCTGAGACCAGCAAGAAGTACAGCAACACCTCCATACTGCTCACTGAACAggtacacacatgtacacacacacacacacacacacacacacacacacacacaccagacaggTCATTAACACAGACATTGCTCCATAATGCGTTTCACAGATCAACCTGTATCTGAAGATGGAGAAGAAGCCAAACAAGAAAGAGGAGCTGACATTGGTCAACAATGTCTTGAAACTGGCTACCAAACTACTCAAGGTACTGTCCGTCTATCTTCACAACTCCTTTAAAAAACCTTTAGttatcagttttttttgttgttttttttacatgctaCCATTTAAAGCAGAGCAGCCTGTTTGTTCTAATACTGACAGAACTGTTCGTTCCTCTCTCTCCAGGAGTTGGACACTCCTTTCAGGTTGTATGGTTTGACTATGAACCCTCTGCTCTACAACATCACCCAGGTGGTCATCCTGTCCGCCGTGTCGGGAGTCATATCTGACCTATTAGGCTTTAACCTGAAGGTAAGTGCGGGTGTGCGAGACAGAGAGGTTTATgggttttgttttgctgctctgCGTCAAGTCAGTGAGAAAGTGGCGCAGCAAAAATCCCTGTGCTTGTCCTCAGACTGTGAATGTAGTAACTGACTGAAGACCAGTCTGCATCTCCCGTGAAGCTGTTAATACATCAACTAACTGATtttatttcctgacattttgtTGTTATAAATTCTGGTTTAAAACGGCTAAATGTTGCGGCAAAATAAATCTGCGTAACTGTTTTGCATGAAGTTCAACATTGGTGATCTCTCAAAAGTCGCTCTGTTGACCAAAAGTCGTCACAGTCCTCACCTTTTTGAACGAACATAGAGCCAGAAAGTTTAAATGAGAATTCTTGATTTGAGTTTTTTAGCTGTGTTTTACCGTCTGATTAAATTGATGCACAAAAGATGAATGGTTACGAGACAGAAGTCAATGGTACAAATACATCTCTTGAATAAACTGAACTTTCTGTCATGTCGCTGGCTGAGACAGCTAGATTGCCAGCTAAAATGTGATTTGATTATCGCTAGCATATTGCAGCCGGCTAGCCATGCAAGTATCCCCAAGTTTCTAGCATCACACATTTCACGCAGACGCACGGATGAACTTTGCTGCACCACTTTctggtgtttttgaaaaaagCCTGGACAGCAGTAGTgaaaacatttactcaagtactaccCTTAATTTAAGTAGCAGAGCATCAAAACTGACCGTTCAAACTATTGTTTCTTGGTTATAGTTTACTTTTTAATTGCACTACATTTGACAACTATAGTTAAAAGTTTCTTTATTTTAC
It encodes:
- the LOC123985148 gene encoding protein PHTF2-like isoform X1, coding for MASKVKDAVVWYQKKIGAYDQQIWEKSVEQREIKGLRNKPKKTGHVKPDLIDVDLVRGSAFAKAKPESPWTSLTRKGIVRVVFFPFFYRWWIQVTSRAIFLLLLALYLLQVAAAVLYVIIPQPHGIPTTEVFGAIWLMLLLGTVHCQIVSTRTPKPASSSGGKRRRKLRKASQMEVHREGDGSSTTDNTQEGAPHSHSASTTYSLGALFQDFWHDICKAGSKKSKLSIDKSTETDNGYVSLDGRVTNRSSEEGLQLHEQRCNSLNRADEVCWNPLVQPTHTQAPRSTGLILASGNKEPASDEASSEEDPEASYSTLRRGVERINSDCALRNRKNTHHYKKHYAVEDVPKSGTSCSSRCSSLRTQDSESTRHESETEDLMWEDFLHCAECRSSCTSETEGEGGGTPVCPPAKKEYRDDPFHQGHVPWLHSSNPGLERVSAIVWEGNECKKADMSVLEISGMIMNKVNLYTPGIGYQVFGNLVSVTLGLTPFAYRLAQYRDLDQLTMLSANELLSVALGGGSGSDALVITMVTLSFLVRVCLIWLFFFLLSVAERTYKQRLLFAKLFGHLTSARRARKSEVPHFRLKKVQNIKMWLSLRSYLKRRGPQRSVDVIVSSAFLLTLSVVFICCAQLLHVHETFLECHYNWELVIWCSSLSLFLLRFVTLGSETSKKYSNTSILLTEQINLYLKMEKKPNKKEELTLVNNVLKLATKLLKELDTPFRLYGLTMNPLLYNITQVVILSAVSGVISDLLGFNLKLWKIKS
- the LOC123985148 gene encoding protein PHTF2-like isoform X2; translated protein: MASKVKDAVVWYQKKIGAYDQQIWEKSVEQREIKGLRNKPKKTGHVKPDLIDVDLVRGSAFAKAKPESPWTSLTRKGIVRVVFFPFFYRWWIQVTSRAIFLLLLALYLLQVAAAVLYVIIPQPHGIPTTEVFGAIWLMLLLGTVHCQIVSTRTPKPASSSGGKRRRSKKSKLSIDKSTETDNGYVSLDGRVTNRSSEEGLQLHEQRCNSLNRADEVCWNPLVQPTHTQAPRSTGLILASGNKEPASDEASSEEDPEASYSTLRRGVERINSDCALRNRKNTHHYKKHYAVEDVPKSGTSCSSRCSSLRTQDSESTRHESETEDLMWEDFLHCAECRSSCTSETEGEGGGTPVCPPAKKEYRDDPFHQGHVPWLHSSNPGLERVSAIVWEGNECKKADMSVLEISGMIMNKVNLYTPGIGYQVFGNLVSVTLGLTPFAYRLAQYRDLDQLTMLSANELLSVALGGGSGSDALVITMVTLSFLVRVCLIWLFFFLLSVAERTYKQRLLFAKLFGHLTSARRARKSEVPHFRLKKVQNIKMWLSLRSYLKRRGPQRSVDVIVSSAFLLTLSVVFICCAQLLHVHETFLECHYNWELVIWCSSLSLFLLRFVTLGSETSKKYSNTSILLTEQINLYLKMEKKPNKKEELTLVNNVLKLATKLLKELDTPFRLYGLTMNPLLYNITQVVILSAVSGVISDLLGFNLKLWKIKS